From a region of the Carettochelys insculpta isolate YL-2023 chromosome 29, ASM3395843v1, whole genome shotgun sequence genome:
- the RND1 gene encoding rho-related GTP-binding protein Rho6 → MRERRSPQPAVARCKLVLVGDVQCGKTAMLQVLAKDCYPETYVPTVFENYTACLETEEQRVELSLWDTSGSPYYDNVRPLCYSDSDAVLLCFDVGRPETMDSTLKKWKTEIQDYCPSTRVLLIGCKTDLRTDLSTLMELSHQKQVPVSYEQGCVIAKQLGAESYLECSAFTSEKSVHSIFRTAAAICLSKASPLPPKSPGRSLSKRLLHLSSRSELLSSTFKKEKARSCSLM, encoded by the exons ATGCGGGAGAGGCGGAGCCCGCAGCCGGCCGTGGCCCGGTGCAAGCTGGTGCTGGTGGGCGACGTGCAGTGCGGGAAGACGGCCATGCTGCAGGTGCTGGCGAAGGACTGTTACCCCGAG ACCTACGTGCCCACCGTGTTTGAGAACTATACGGCCTGCCTGGAGACggaggagcagcgggtggagctgaGCCTGTGGGACACCTCGG GGTCCCCGTACTACGACAACGTGCGGCCCCTCTGCTACAGCGACTCAGatgctgtgctgctctgcttcGATGTGGGTCGGCCCGAGACCATGGACAGCACGCTGAAGAAG TGGAagactgagatccaggactaTTGTCCCAGCACCCGGGTGCTGCTGATTGGCTGCAAGACAGACCTGCGGACTGACTTGAGCACCCTGATGGAGCTGTCCCACCAAAAGCAGGTGCCTGTCTCCTATGAGCAG GGCTGCGTCATAGccaagcagctgggagcagagagctACCTGGAGTGCTCTGCCTTCACCTCGGAGAAGAGCGTGCATAGCATCTTCCGGACAGCAGCTGCCATCTGCCTGAgcaaggccagccccctgccccccaagagTCCTGGGCGCAGCCTCTCCAAGAGACTTCTGCACCTGTCCAGCCGCTCGGAGCTCCTCTCCTCCACCTTCAAGAAGGAGAAGGCCAGAAGCTGCTCCCTCATGTGA